The stretch of DNA GAAGATGGGGAATTCAAATTGCATGCATCAGCTGATCGCCTTCTCTTCCAAGCAAAATCACGTACATTAGCCAGGGATAAGCAAAGTCATAGACGTTGATACGGAGAGATTATGCCAGCAGCCGTCTCCCAGTCAGAAACAAACTTGTACAACCTTGACTAAGATATTTTTTCTATGTTTGCAATAAATTTTTGAATAATACGAATGGTCAACCGTTGCAGGAAAAAGTCAAGCGACAAATATTTCTATACGGAGTGAATATTAGACTAGCTGTGCTAAATAATTCAATGTACTATGTAAAAAGTCAGCAGTAAGAATATAAATTAATATTGGTTAGGTATGGCACATGATGAAAATATTGAGATGGGCATGAACAAAAGGAAAGCAGCAGtatgtgaactctttggacttggtGGCGAGAATTAAAGGATTGAAATAAACAAATTTCTTAAAAATAGAGTTAATATGTTCTATGTCATAGCTAGCGTAAAATTTGATTTAATACTCccttcgtctcaaaataagtgactcaacattACACTAACCACCGGCGGAGCTATTTGTTATGCTGCAGGTGCCATGGCCCCCCAGCCCAAGAATATTTTGTGAAGAAACACTGTTTAGGACGACACAAATTAAGATAAATACAGTATTTGGCCCCTCTAGACAATTATATTTGGCTATTTGCCCCCTTAGTAATATCTCGCTAGCTCCGCCACTGTCACtaactttagtactccctccgttcctaaatatttgtctttttagagatttcaaatggctaccacatacggatgtatatagacatattttagtgtgtagattcactcattttgctccgtatgtagtcacttgttgaaatctctagaaagacaaatatttaggaacggagggagtacaaagttgagtcacttattttgggaccgaGGGAGTATATGATTATAAAACATGACAAAGTATTAACCGTTCTAGTTGGTACCAAAATGTCTGCTAACCTATCACCATTCTTAGGACTAATATAACTAACAATACAATCAACACCAAAAGCATGGGTTGGTGCAAACAAATTAAAGGAGATTAACTATACCTAGCGTTGATCGACCGCCACCGCCCGTCAATTTTTCTTCTCTTCCAATCTGATTGTCAGGTCAACCATTGCAGACGGCGGTTCAGTTCAGGTGTTTTATCCCCAGCTAGCATCAACTTACCAACTTaccatagttatatatatatagggcATGTGGCGATTCTTCATAAACCGCAAGTAGTCTAGCGACTAGCAGCAGACAGTTGCTACTTGTTCTTGGCTGTCATGGCCAAGTTCTCCATGGCGGCCTCCAACCTCTGCATGGCCATTGTTGCCCTGGCCGCGGTTGCGGCAGCTGCCGTCGGCGAGGTCGAGCACACCTTTGTTGTAAGTTCAGACTATAGAGCGAGCAATGTGTGACAATCCATCGATCGATTCATATACGCGTGATTTGTTCCAATATGATATGCCTGATGATATATATAGGTGAGCGAGATGAAGATGACGCACCTGTGCAACGAGACGCTGGTCACCGTGGTGAACGGGCAGCTCCCTGGTCCGGCGATCGAGGTCACCGAGGGAGACTCCGTCGCCGTCCATGTCGTCAACAAGTCTCCCCACAACATAACAATCCATTGGTAATCAAATAATGACCAAGTATATATTTACCCAGTGAGCTACTGCACGCATAACCAATTCTGATCCCGCATTTGTCTTCTTTGAACAACCAAGTACATCTCGCTAATCTTGTGCTTTGCTGATCTTGTTAATCATGTGCTTCGCTAATCTTGTGCTTTGTGATGGATGCATGAAGGCACGGATTGAAGCAGCGGCTCAACTGCTGGGCCGACGGCGTGCCGATGATCACGCAGTGCCCTATCCGGCCAGGCCAAAACTTCACGTACCATCTCAACGTCACCGGGCAGGAAGGCACCCTGTGGTGGCACGCTCACGTCTCCTGCCTCCGGGCGAGCCTGCACGGTGCCTTCATCATCCGACCGCGGCACGCCTACCCATTTCCCAAGCCCGACAAGGAGATCCCCATCGTTATAGGTTCTTCAAAGATTGTTCATATAGCAAATCCACTTCTTGCAAATCAATTTGGCGTCGGTCGATGAGATTCTGATCGAGATCGAACTGGTGTGAATGATCTTGATGGTGGCAGGTGAGTGGTGGAGCATCAACCTCGCGCAGTTGGGCAAGAACATGGAGGATGGCTACTACGATGACACCTCCAGTGCAACCACGATCAATGGCAAGCTTGGAGATCTCTACAACTGCTCCGGTAATCATCTGTTTTTAgataacatgtactccctccgtttctaaatatacatctttttaaaaatttcaaatatgaactacatatagatgtatatagaccaTGTCCATGTCTAATCTAAAGGTTATTATTTTATTTCTCTTTTGTTCATCAACGTGAAGGGGTCGTGGAAGATGGGTTGGTGCTGGACGTGGAGCCCGGCAAGACCTACCTGCTCCGCCTCCTCAACGCCGCGCTCTACTCCGAGTACTACCTCAAGATCGCCGGGCACGAGTTCACGGTGGTCGGCGCCGACGCCAACTACGTCCGCCCCTTCACCACGGACGTCGTCGCCATCGGCCCCGGCGAGACGCTGGACGCGCTTGTGGTCGCCAACGCGATCCCCGGCAAGTACTACATGGTCGCCGTTGGTGGCCAGGCGCCCAAGCCCGACATCCAGATCCCCGCGACCCTGTCGAGAGCGACGGTGCGTTACGCGATCGGCGCCGGCAACAGTGACGAGGCGGCGGCGCCGGTGGCGCCGGAGATGCCTGACCAGCACGACTTCATGGTGTCCTTCAACTTCCATGGCAACTTGAGCAGCCTGAACCGGACGGGCTCACCGCCGGTGCCGGCGACCGCTGATGAGAGCCTGTTCGTCGTGCTCCGCATGGGCTCCATCTGCCGACAAGGTCGACTGTCCTgcaagaggagcgggagcaaggagTCCATCATCGTGGAGACCATGAACAACGTGTCCTTCCAGCTCCCCACCGCGGCGGCAGCCACGCCGCTGCTGGAGGAGCTCTACTACGACAACCGCCGCAACGgaaccgccgccggcggcggcggcggcgggcttgaCCAGCTGTACACGCTGCCGGACAGGCCGGCGAGGCCGTTCAACTACACCGACCGCGCCCTGATCCCGTGGGGCCCCAACGAGGCGTGGCTGGAGCCGACGGAGAAAGCGGCGGTGGCGCGGCGGTTCCGGCACGGCGCGGTGGTGGACATCGTGTTCCAGAACGCGGCGATGATGGACACCGACAACCACCCGATGCATCTGCACGGGCATGACATGTTCATCCTCGCGCAGGGGCACGACAACTACGACACGGTGAGGGACGTGGCGAAGTACAATCTCGTGGATCCGCCGCTCAGGAACACGGTGCTTGTCCCCAGGCTAGGCTGGGCTGCCGTCCGGTTCGTGGCCGACAATCCAGGTGCGTACCCAGGGCATATGGGTTTGTTCATCCAATCGTTCCAGTGTGTTTGTCATAAACTGTTTATTTGGGTTTCCTTGAGAATTTGGAAACTTTGAAACTATAGTACATAAATAAGGGCAACACAGGAAATCTGATATAAAAAAGTTTGACTTATTTGATCTATTGTTTCCTTGGTACTctcttcgtccgaaaatacttgtcatcaaatggATGAAAagggatgacaagtattttcggagggAGGGAGTATATACTAATGCATATTGCCATTGTTTTAGAACTGAAGTGTGCAAGTTTTTCCCATGGGATCTGATGCTTCTCTCTCTTATACATTTAATTTTATAGGGGTGTGGTACATGCACTGCCACTACGAGCTTCATGTGTCGATTGGAATGGCAGCTGTGTTCATCGTAGACGACGGGCCAACATTGGAATCAGCTCTTCCATCACAGCCTGTAGATTTTCCGAAATGCAACCAATAGTCTAGGAGTGACTGGAAAAAGAGTGATATCTTGGACATTAATTAGCATTATATAGAAACGAGATTGGCTTTGTACTACTACTATTTTTTATAATAATTTATACAAGGGGTAACAGTTTGATTCCATTGGCACAAGGGCAGCAACTTTGCATTAATTAGTAACAATATGATTTACCTCAGCATAAGGCTGATCTCATTTTAATGATAAATGATGACATAATAATTGGAACTAACGTCCTTTTCTAGTACTCCcctcgtcccaaaataagtgtctcaaccttaaTACAATTTTGTACTAATTAAAATTAGTACAAAGATGATGTAGATGTATAAATAATCATATTTCGCCGGTAGATAATGTAGATGTATAAATAACCATATTTTACACTAATAGATGATGTAGATGTATAAATAACCGCCTGCCGCTCGTCTCCAAGCTCATCTGCCGGCCCACAGTTCGTCTCCATGCTCGGCCGCCACCCCGCCGCTCGTCCTCAAGCTCGGACGTCAATGTTGGAGCACTAGTTTTACATCATCAAATATATATCATCTGTTGAAGCATTAGTTTTACATCATCAAATATACATCAACAGTTGAAGTTGGGTGTTTTCCTAGTTAACTAGAGCCACATTTTCACTAACTGGCTGTAGCTCGCAACGGTAAGAACGAAAATTTACATGAACTTGCACTGGTACCTAGTTAATTAAGATTGAAACATGTTTATGCGACAATGTGTGATTAGTAAAGGTGGTGATTTCCATGGGTATTTGGTGTTCTCTGCAGTGATGGTCCTATGAGTACGTAGGAGTGTTAGAATTGTAGTTCTATACGTGTGTGGTAACCACGGCAACCGCCCTCCTTGTCAGCTATGCGGTATCCCTGGTCCCTCCCACTGCCATAAACGCTTCAAGCGGGACTTCCTTGGCATCGGCAATGATGGGTGTGATAATGAGCGTCAAGCAGCCATGACGACACAAGGGCACACCCCTTCCTACCAGGTTGATCCCAGCTGGTACATGGATACTGGTGCTAAAGATCATCTAACGAGTGAACTCAGCAAGCTTGCTGCATATGAGCGCTACCAGGTCATGACAAGGTTCATATAACAAATGGGGCAGGTATGcatatctctcatattggtcaatctTCTCTTTCAACATCTAcatcttgccaacttcaacactctAATGTTCTTTGAGTTTCAACTGTCACCCGTaatctcttgtttgttccttgaCTTACTTATGATAATAATGTCTTCACCGGGTGCCTCGCGTCCACAGCAGGCTCCGTCGCCAGCTAGGTTGCTCTCTGATGAACCATACACAGCGCGCTCATGTCTGCTGGGCTGTTTGAGCCAGCGTCACCATCCGCGACGCCTGTGCCGTCATCATCACCCGTTGCATCTCTGGTCCATCCGTCGtcacctccagctcctgtgactcgagacggccacatacccgcagtcggagtggcattgtCTGTCCAAAACAAAGTATTGATGGCACGGTTGCCTGGCTTGCAACTTGTATGGCTCATGCAGTTTCTGATCCGACTTCTCAGGCCCATCATTATCAAGCTGCTATGAGTGTTCCACACTGGCGGGCTGCTATGGAACAAGAGTATCATGCTCCCCTGGTGTTAATATCATTGACTACAAATGGGTGTTCAAGGTGAAGAAACATTCTGATGGCTTCATTGAGCGTTACAATGCCCGTCTAGTTGCTAAAGGTTTCAAACAACGCCATGGCCTTGACTATGAGGATACTTTCACTCCAGTTATCAAGCCCACCACCACTCGCGTCTTACTGTCCTTGGCGGCTACTCGTGGCATGTCTCTCCAACAGTTGGATGTTCAGATTACTTTTCTTCATGGTGTGTTAGAGGAGAACGTTTACATGAAGTAGCCCCCCGGCTTTGTTGATCCTGATCATCCTCATCACCTTCGTCGCTTGGACAAAGCACTTTATGGTCTAAAGTAGGCAccccgtgcttggcatgctcgtcttgcgacTGCTTTACATGCTCATGGTTTTGTTCCATCTATAGCTGATACATCACTGTTTCTTTTCCAGCGTTCTGatgtcatcatatatatatatatatatatatatatatatatatatatatatatatatatatatattctagttTATGTTGACGACATTATTCTTGTCAGTTCCTCAGTGTCGTCTGTTGATCGTCTTCTATCAGCTCTTTGTTCTGATTTTGTTGTTAAGGACCTTGGCAAGCTTCATTATTTTCTTTGTTTGGAGGTTGCCCACACTTCTGATGGACTCTATCTCACTCAGAAGAATTATTCCTTGGATCTATCGCGTCGTGTGCTGCTATGCTCTAGTGCAACCCCTCCTCCACACCCATGTCTGCTACTGAAAAGATTTATGTTGTTGATGGTGAACTTCTATCTCCTGATGATGCTACTATGTACCGTAGTCTTGTTGGCGGTCTGCAATACCTCACTATCACCAGACCAGATAGTCTTTGCGGTCAAACGAGTTTTCCAATAtctacatgttggaaatatgccctagaggcaataataaattggttattattatattcccttgttcatgataatcgtttattatccatgctagaattgtattgataggaaactcagatacatgtgtggatacatagacaacaccatgtccctagtaagcctctagttgactagctcgttgatcaatagatggttacggtttcctgaccatggacattagatgtcgttgataacgggatcacatcattagaagaatgatgtgatggacaagacccaatcctaagcctagcacaagatcatgtattcgtatgctaaagcttttctaatgtcaagtatcatttccttagaccatgagattgtgcaactcccggataccgtaggagtgctttgggtgtgccaaacgtcacaacgtaactgggtggctataaaggtacactacaagtatctccaaaagtgtttgttgggttggcacgaatcgagactgggatttgtcactccgtgtaaacggagaggtatctctgggcccactcggtaggacatcatcataatgtgcacaatgtgatcaaggagttgatcacgggatgatgtgttacggaacgagtaaagagacttgccggtaacaagattgaacaaggtatcgggataccgacgatcgaatctcgggcaagtatcgtaccgctagacaaagggaattgtatacgggattgattaagtccttgacatcgtggttcatccgatgagatcatcgtggagcatgtgggagccaacatgggtatccagatcccgctgttggttattgaccggagaacgtctcggtcatgtctgcatggttcctgaacccgtagggtctacacacttaaggttcaatgacgctagggttatagggaatagatatacgtggttaccgaatgttgttcggagtcccggatgacatcccggacgtcacgaggagttcccgaatggtccggaggtaaagatttatatatgggaagtcctgttttggtcgccggaaaagtttcgggttttatcggtaatgtaccgggaccaccgggagggtcccggtggtccaccaagtggggccaccagccccgaagggctgcatgggccaagtgtgggaggggaccagcccctggtgggctggtgcgccccccccccaccaaggcccaaggtgcaaGGGAGAGTTGAAGGGGGCAAANNNNNNNNNNNNNNNNNNNNNNNNNNNNNNNNNNNNNNNNNNNNNNNNNNNNNNNNNNNNNNNNNNNNNNNNNNNNNNNNNNNNNNNNNNNNNNNNNNNNNNNNNNNNNNNNNNNNNNNNNNNNNNNNNNNNNNNNNNNNNNNNNNNNNNNNNNNNNNNNNNNNNNNNNNNNNNNNNNNNNNNNNNNNNNNNNNNNNNNNNNNNNNNNNNNNNNNNNNNNNNNNNNNNNNNNNNNNNNNNNNNNNNNNNNNNNNNNNNNNNNNNNNNNNNNNNNNNNNNNNNNNNNNNNNNNNNNNNNNNNNNNNNNNNNNNNNNNNNNNNNNNNNNNNNNNNNNNNNNNNNNNNNNNNNNNNNNNNNNNNatctagggctggccgccacccctaggggtggaaacctaggtgggggcgcagcccctcccctttccctatatatacttgaggttttgggctgccatagacacgattcaatctccttcttggcgcagccctacccctctccctcctcgtctcttgcggtgcttggcaaagccctgctggagtaccacgctcctccaccaccaccacgccgtcgtgctgctgctggatggagtcttccccaacctctccttctccccttgttggatcaaggcgtaggagacgtcaccgggctgtacgtgtgttgaacacggaggtgccgtccgttcggcactaggatcatcggtgatttggatcacgacaagtacgactccatcaaccccgttcacttgaacgcttccgcttagcgatctacaagggtatgtagatgcactctccttcccctcgttgctagattactccatagattgatcttagtgatgcgtagaaaattttgaatttctgctatgttccccaacagtggcatcatgagctaggtctatgcgtagttgctatgcacgagtagaacacaaagtagttgtgggcatcgatattgtcaattatcttgccgttactagtcttatcttgattcggcagcatcgtgggatgaagcggcccggaccaaccttacatgtacgcttacgtgagaccggttccaccgactaacatgcactagttgcataaggtggctggcgcgtgtctgtctctcccactttagtcggatcggattcgatgaacaggatccttatgaagggtaaatagaaattggcaattcacgttgtggttttggcgtaggtaagaaacgttcttgctagaaacctatagcagccacgtaaaaacttgcaacaacaattagaggacgtctaacttgtttttgcagcaagtgttttgtgatgtgatatggccaaatgatgtgatgaatgatatatatgtgatgtatgagatcatgttcttgtaataggaatcacgacttacatgtcgatgagtatgacaaccggcaggagccataggagttgtctttatttttttgtatgacctgcgtgtcattgagaaacgccatgtaaattaatttactttattgctaaaagtgttagccatagtagtagaagtaatagttggcgagcaacttcatggagacacgatgatggagatcatggtgtcatgccggtgacaagatgatcatggagccccaagatggagatcaaaggagcaatatgatattggccatatcatgtcactattatttgattgcatgtgatgtttatcatgttttatatcttatttgcttagaacgacggtagcttaaataagatgatccctcactaaaatttcaagaaaggtgttccccctaactgtgcaccgttgcgaaggttcgttgtttcgaaacaccacgtgatgatcgggtgtgatagattctaacgttcgaatacaacgggtgttgacgagcctagcatgtacagacatggcctcgggacacatgcgaaacacttaggttgacttgacgagcctagcatgtacaaacatggcctcggaacacggaagaccgaaaggtcgagcatgagtcgtatagaagatacgatcaacatgaagatgttcaccgatgatgactagtccgtctcacgtgatgatcggacacggcctagttgactcggatcatgtaatcacttagatgactagagggatgtctatttgagtgggagttcataagatgaacttaattatcctgaacatagtcaaaaggtcttcgcaaattatgtcgtagctcgcgcttcagttctactgtttagacatgttcctagagaagatttagttgaaagatgatagtagcaattatgcggactaggtccgtaaactgaggattgtcctcattgcttcatagaaggcttgtgtccttaatgcaccgctcagtgtgctgaacctcgaacgtcgtctgtggatgttgcgaacatctgacatgcacattttgataactacgtgatagttcagttaaacggtttagagttgaggcaccgaagacgttttgaaacatcgcgaaacatatgagatgtttcgagggctgaaattgggatttcaggctcgtgcccacgtcaagaggtataagacctctgacgattttcttagcctgcaaactaagggagaaaagctcaattgttgagcatgtgctcagattgtttgagtacaacaatcatttgaatcgagtgggagttgatcttccagatgagatagtgatgtttctccgaagtcattaccaccaagctgctagagcttcgtgatgaactatgatatatcagggacatatatgatgatccttgagatattcgcgatgtttgacaccacaaaagtagaaatcaagaaggagcatcaattgttgatggttggtgaaaccactagtttcaagaagggcaagggcaagggcaagaagggatacttcatgaaacggcaattcagctgctgcactagtgaagaaacccaaggttgaacccaaacccgagactaagtgcttctgtaataagaggaacagccactggagcagaattatcctagatacttggtagatgagaaggctggcaaggtcgatagaagtatattggatatacattgtgttaatgtgtactttactagtactcctagtagcaccatggtattagataccggttcggttgctaagtgttagtaaactcaaaataaaaggttgcggagtaaacggagactagctaaaggtgagctggcaatatgtgttggaagtttttccaagcttgatgtgatcaagcatcgcatgctccctctacaatcgagattggtgtttgcattgagcataaacatgattggattatgtct from Triticum dicoccoides isolate Atlit2015 ecotype Zavitan chromosome 6A, WEW_v2.0, whole genome shotgun sequence encodes:
- the LOC119319240 gene encoding laccase-15-like is translated as MAASNLCMAIVALAAVAAAAVGEVEHTFVVSEMKMTHLCNETLVTVVNGQLPGPAIEVTEGDSVAVHVVNKSPHNITIHWHGLKQRLNCWADGVPMITQCPIRPGQNFTYHLNVTGQEGTLWWHAHVSCLRASLHGAFIIRPRHAYPFPKPDKEIPIVIGEWWSINLAQLGKNMEDGYYDDTSSATTINGKLGDLYNCSGVVEDGLVLDVEPGKTYLLRLLNAALYSEYYLKIAGHEFTVVGADANYVRPFTTDVVAIGPGETLDALVVANAIPGKYYMVAVGGQAPKPDIQIPATLSRATVRYAIGAGNSDEAAAPVAPEMPDQHDFMVSFNFHGNLSSLNRTGSPPVPATADESLFVVLRMGSICRQGRLSCKRSGSKESIIVETMNNVSFQLPTAAAATPLLEELYYDNRRNGTAAGGGGGGLDQLYTLPDRPARPFNYTDRALIPWGPNEAWLEPTEKAAVARRFRHGAVVDIVFQNAAMMDTDNHPMHLHGHDMFILAQGHDNYDTVRDVAKYNLVDPPLRNTVLVPRLGWAAVRFVADNPGVWYMHCHYELHVSIGMAAVFIVDDGPTLESALPSQPVDFPKCNQ